In one window of Flavobacterium ginsengisoli DNA:
- a CDS encoding alpha/beta hydrolase family protein: MKLKVTLFLFLNISFFSFAQENLVYQKPSKSILDLADYQRPPSVSMDTKKENMLLMYRNTYKTLEDLNQDEVKLAGLRINPVTNISSTATYLINLKLRKISGKEEIQVKGLPENPKITNILWSPNDKKILFSHTTNSGVELWVLDVATAQATKLTEARVNANLGNPFNWFLDSETILVKMLPKNRQPLLDSKKDLPTGPIISNTSGEKSQNRTYPDMLKNKNDETNFENCITSELYKVKLNGDAVLYKDAAMFAGERISPDGNYIMLTTIQKPFSYVVPLNRFPFKTVVYDLSGREIKTVNEVPLNEIMPKGFMAVRKGKREMAWRNDKPATLSYVVALDEGDPANKVDFRDEVFLWDAPFDKEATSLAKTPQRFSDITWGNDNLAVLSEEWYDTRNTKTFLINPSNPNQQPKLITDRNSQDVYSDPGVFETRKNAYNKYVLAIEKNNLYRIGEGYTKNGQFPFVDEFNLETLKSKRIYTSPYKDKKEDILEIEDFKSGKVLVMIQSKTEYPNYYFRNIKKQNSLTQVTDFKNPFESIKDVSKEVIKYKRKDGLELSGTLYLPAGYDKAKKEKLPLLIWAYPAEYKDRNSASQSTQNSNEFTFPYYGSFVYWVTKGYVVLDDAAFPIIGEGTTEPNDNFISQLVDNAAAAIDAVDALGYINRKKVAVGGHSYGAFMTANLLTHSDLFACGIARSGAYNRTLTPFGFQSEQRNYWEAPEVYNAMSPFMNAEKMKTPILLVHGEADNNPGTFTLQTERYFQALKGLGAPARMVILPKESHSYVAKENILHLLWEQDQFLEKYLKN; the protein is encoded by the coding sequence ATGAAATTAAAGGTTACGCTGTTTTTATTTTTAAACATAAGCTTTTTCTCTTTTGCTCAAGAGAATCTAGTTTATCAAAAACCTTCGAAATCTATTTTAGATTTGGCAGATTACCAAAGGCCTCCTTCGGTATCTATGGATACAAAAAAAGAGAACATGCTCTTAATGTATCGCAATACTTATAAAACGCTAGAAGATCTAAATCAAGACGAAGTTAAACTGGCAGGTTTAAGAATTAATCCTGTTACTAATATTTCAAGCACAGCAACTTACTTGATCAATCTTAAACTAAGAAAAATAAGTGGAAAGGAAGAAATTCAAGTTAAAGGCTTACCTGAGAATCCGAAAATAACAAATATTCTTTGGTCACCAAACGACAAAAAAATCTTATTCTCTCATACTACAAATTCGGGTGTTGAACTTTGGGTTTTGGATGTGGCAACTGCCCAAGCAACAAAACTTACAGAGGCTAGAGTAAATGCAAACCTTGGAAATCCGTTTAACTGGTTTTTGGATAGTGAAACTATATTAGTAAAAATGCTTCCTAAAAACAGACAGCCACTTTTGGATTCTAAAAAAGATTTGCCTACTGGGCCAATTATTTCAAATACTTCGGGAGAAAAATCTCAAAACAGAACGTATCCAGATATGTTGAAAAACAAAAACGACGAAACTAATTTTGAAAACTGCATAACTTCTGAATTATACAAAGTAAAACTAAATGGTGATGCTGTTTTGTATAAAGATGCCGCTATGTTTGCTGGAGAAAGAATCTCACCAGATGGTAATTACATTATGCTTACTACCATTCAAAAACCATTTTCTTATGTAGTTCCTCTGAATAGATTTCCATTCAAAACCGTTGTTTACGATTTAAGCGGAAGAGAAATTAAAACGGTAAACGAGGTTCCTTTAAACGAAATTATGCCAAAAGGTTTTATGGCTGTTCGAAAAGGAAAAAGAGAAATGGCTTGGAGAAACGATAAACCTGCGACATTATCGTATGTTGTAGCTTTAGACGAAGGAGATCCTGCCAACAAAGTTGATTTTAGAGATGAAGTTTTTCTTTGGGATGCACCTTTTGACAAAGAAGCAACATCATTGGCAAAAACACCACAACGTTTTAGTGACATTACTTGGGGAAATGATAATTTAGCAGTCCTTTCAGAAGAATGGTATGATACGAGAAACACCAAAACATTTTTGATTAATCCTTCAAATCCAAATCAACAGCCAAAATTAATCACAGACAGAAATTCTCAAGATGTTTATTCTGATCCTGGAGTTTTTGAAACAAGAAAAAATGCCTACAACAAATATGTTTTAGCTATCGAAAAAAATAACCTTTACAGAATTGGCGAGGGTTATACCAAAAATGGACAATTCCCTTTTGTTGACGAATTCAATCTGGAAACTTTAAAATCAAAGCGCATTTATACTTCTCCATACAAAGATAAAAAAGAAGATATTTTAGAAATTGAAGATTTTAAGTCTGGAAAAGTCTTAGTTATGATTCAGTCAAAAACAGAATATCCGAATTACTATTTCAGAAATATTAAAAAACAAAACAGCTTAACACAAGTTACTGATTTCAAGAATCCGTTTGAAAGCATTAAAGACGTTAGCAAAGAAGTTATTAAATACAAACGTAAGGATGGATTGGAACTTTCAGGAACTTTATATCTACCTGCTGGTTACGATAAAGCTAAAAAAGAAAAATTGCCGCTATTGATCTGGGCTTATCCAGCAGAATATAAAGATAGAAATAGCGCTTCTCAATCGACTCAAAATTCAAACGAATTCACTTTTCCTTATTACGGATCATTTGTGTATTGGGTTACAAAAGGCTATGTGGTTTTAGACGATGCCGCTTTTCCGATTATTGGAGAGGGAACTACAGAACCGAACGACAACTTTATTTCGCAATTAGTCGATAATGCAGCAGCGGCTATTGACGCTGTTGACGCTTTAGGCTATATCAATCGTAAAAAAGTAGCTGTAGGAGGACATTCGTATGGAGCCTTTATGACAGCAAACTTACTAACGCATTCTGATCTTTTTGCTTGCGGAATTGCAAGAAGTGGTGCTTACAACAGAACTCTAACACCATTCGGATTCCAATCTGAACAACGAAATTATTGGGAAGCTCCAGAAGTTTACAATGCAATGTCTCCATTTATGAATGCAGAAAAAATGAAAACTCCGATTTTATTGGTTCACGGAGAAGCAGATAACAATCCCGGAACTTTTACTTTGCAGACAGAACGTTATTTTCAAGCATTAAAAGGTTTAGGAGCGCCTGCTAGAATGGTTATTTTGCCAAAAGAATCTCATAGCTATGTTGCTAAAGAAAACATTCTTCATTTGCTTTGGGAACAAGATCAATTCTTAGAAAAGTATCTAAAAAACTAA
- a CDS encoding 3-oxoacyl-ACP synthase III family protein, with product MYHSKIAGLGYYVPSNVVTNDDLSKIMDTNDEWIQERTGIQERRHIIRGEDTTTSMGVKATKIAIERSGVAKEDIDFVVFATLSPDYYFPGPGVLVQRDLGLRTVGALDVRNQCSGFVYAISVADQYIKTGMYKNILVIGSEVHSTGLDMTTRGRGVSVIFGDGAGAAVLSREEDVTKGILSTHLHSEGQHAEELALQAPGMGARWVTDIIADNDPNDESYYPYMNGQFVFKNAVVRFAEVINEGLEANGLQVSDIDMLIPHQANLRISQFIQNKFKLTDDQVHNNIQKYGNTTAASIPIALTEAWEEGKIKSGDTVVLATFGSGFTWASAIIKW from the coding sequence ATGTATCATTCAAAAATAGCTGGTTTAGGATATTATGTTCCTTCTAATGTGGTGACTAACGATGATTTGTCTAAGATCATGGATACTAATGACGAGTGGATTCAGGAAAGAACAGGAATTCAAGAAAGAAGACACATTATCCGTGGAGAAGACACTACGACTTCAATGGGAGTAAAAGCGACTAAAATTGCAATCGAGCGTTCTGGTGTAGCCAAAGAAGATATTGATTTTGTAGTTTTTGCTACCTTAAGCCCAGATTATTATTTTCCAGGCCCAGGTGTTTTGGTTCAAAGAGATTTAGGTCTAAGAACAGTTGGTGCATTAGATGTTAGAAATCAATGCTCAGGATTTGTTTACGCAATTTCTGTTGCAGATCAATATATCAAAACCGGAATGTATAAAAATATTTTGGTAATTGGTTCTGAGGTTCATTCTACAGGATTAGACATGACAACTCGCGGACGTGGAGTTTCTGTAATTTTTGGTGATGGAGCAGGAGCAGCAGTTTTAAGCCGTGAAGAAGATGTAACAAAAGGAATTTTATCTACACATTTACATTCTGAAGGCCAGCATGCTGAAGAATTAGCATTGCAAGCACCAGGAATGGGAGCGCGTTGGGTAACAGACATTATTGCAGATAATGATCCGAATGACGAAAGTTATTATCCTTATATGAATGGGCAGTTTGTATTTAAAAATGCTGTAGTTCGTTTTGCAGAAGTAATCAATGAAGGATTAGAAGCAAATGGTCTTCAGGTTTCAGATATCGATATGTTGATTCCGCATCAAGCAAACTTGAGAATTTCGCAGTTTATTCAAAATAAATTCAAATTGACAGACGATCAAGTTCATAATAATATTCAGAAATACGGAAATACAACAGCTGCATCTATTCCGATTGCTTTAACTGAAGCTTGGGAAGAAGGAAAAATCAAATCTGGCGATACTGTAGTTTTAGCAACCTTCGGAAGTGGATTTACTTGGGCAAGCGCTATTATTAAATGGTAA
- a CDS encoding ABC transporter ATP-binding protein, which yields MLDIQNISFSYTESPVIKNISFSIEKGQNVAIIGESGCGKSTLLKLIYGLYDLNEGNIFYGDKPILGPKFNLIPGMPYMKYLAQDFDLSPYETVAENVGKFLSNGFANMKKLRVQELLEMVEMDQFANVKTKFLSGGQQQRVALVRVLALEPEVILLDEPFSQIDAFRKNALRRNLFRYLKQKGITCIIATHDSTDALSFADQAIVMRNGEVLVKDDPSKIYEDPKVKYVASLFGEVNEIPTHLLLSYPDETHKTLVYPHQFKMVSESKLMVKIRRTYFRGSHYLIETVYKRQLIFFESEIDLPLEQEVFLALNYL from the coding sequence ATGCTTGACATTCAAAATATATCTTTTTCGTACACCGAAAGCCCCGTTATAAAAAATATTTCCTTTTCTATTGAAAAAGGTCAGAACGTAGCCATTATTGGCGAGAGTGGTTGCGGAAAAAGCACACTGCTCAAGCTTATATATGGACTATATGATTTGAACGAGGGAAACATTTTTTATGGTGATAAACCTATCTTGGGACCAAAATTTAATTTGATTCCAGGAATGCCTTATATGAAATATTTGGCACAAGATTTTGATTTGTCTCCATATGAAACGGTTGCAGAAAACGTGGGCAAGTTTTTATCTAATGGTTTTGCAAACATGAAAAAACTTCGTGTTCAGGAATTGCTAGAGATGGTAGAAATGGATCAGTTTGCCAATGTTAAGACCAAATTCTTAAGCGGAGGACAGCAACAAAGAGTTGCTTTGGTTCGAGTTTTGGCTTTAGAGCCAGAAGTGATTTTGTTAGACGAGCCATTTAGTCAGATTGATGCTTTTAGAAAAAATGCTTTGCGCCGTAATTTATTCCGTTACCTAAAGCAAAAAGGAATTACTTGTATTATTGCAACGCACGATAGTACAGATGCTTTGTCTTTTGCAGATCAAGCAATAGTAATGAGAAATGGAGAAGTATTGGTAAAAGATGATCCTTCAAAAATATACGAAGATCCAAAGGTTAAGTACGTGGCTTCTTTGTTTGGAGAAGTAAATGAAATTCCGACTCATTTATTATTGTCTTATCCGGACGAGACTCATAAAACGCTAGTTTATCCGCATCAATTTAAAATGGTTTCGGAGTCAAAATTAATGGTAAAAATTAGGAGAACGTATTTTAGAGGAAGCCATTATTTAATTGAAACTGTTTATAAAAGACAGTTGATTTTCTTTGAAAGCGAAATAGATTTGCCGCTTGAACAAGAAGTTTTTCTAGCACTAAATTATTTATAA
- a CDS encoding OmpA family protein translates to MRKITVLGLSSLMVIANFFTSCDSVKNANNTQKGAGIGAVAGGVIGAVLGNNIGRGGNAALGAAIGAAVGGGTGALIGNKMDKQAREIDQALPGASVERVGEGIHLTLNENAVRFDTNKSTLTSQAKANLDKLVPVFNEYGDTDIQIFGYTDNTGKPEYNLTLSGQRAASVQAYLVSKGLKASRFKTSGLGIADPIATNDTPEGRAQNRRVEFSITANDKMVNDAKAEAGK, encoded by the coding sequence ATGAGAAAGATAACGGTTTTAGGTTTAAGTAGTTTAATGGTTATAGCTAATTTTTTTACAAGCTGTGATTCGGTAAAAAACGCAAATAATACACAAAAAGGAGCCGGAATTGGTGCAGTTGCAGGAGGTGTAATTGGTGCTGTATTGGGAAATAATATCGGTCGAGGCGGAAACGCTGCTTTAGGTGCTGCAATTGGAGCTGCTGTAGGTGGTGGAACTGGAGCATTGATCGGAAACAAAATGGATAAACAAGCTCGTGAAATTGATCAAGCTTTGCCAGGTGCTTCTGTTGAAAGAGTTGGAGAAGGAATTCACTTGACATTGAATGAAAATGCAGTGCGTTTTGATACTAACAAATCAACTTTGACATCTCAAGCAAAAGCTAATTTGGATAAACTGGTTCCTGTATTTAATGAGTATGGAGATACAGATATTCAAATTTTTGGTTACACAGATAACACTGGAAAACCAGAGTATAACTTAACGCTTTCAGGACAAAGAGCTGCTTCTGTGCAAGCGTATTTAGTTTCAAAAGGATTAAAAGCAAGCCGTTTCAAAACTTCAGGTTTAGGAATAGCTGACCCAATTGCAACAAATGATACTCCAGAGGGAAGAGCGCAAAACCGTCGTGTTGAATTCTCAATTACAGCAAACGACAAAATGGTAAACGATGCTAAAGCAGAAGCTGGAAAATAA
- a CDS encoding lipocalin family protein: MKKSIFICLIAAMFFACKSASSTASSSEATTLSTKLDKSTQVALKGNWVLTNVSYPGSDYIKVNSFDLADSKCFIGSTWSFISNNNKGNMALTSPSCTGFSSPIVWSINNQGLFVLKILNAGEKAKKVRDGYLLKVAGVTESSFQLVDNINVGGQVKDVVYQFQRAN, translated from the coding sequence ATGAAGAAGAGTATTTTTATATGCTTGATTGCCGCTATGTTTTTTGCGTGTAAATCAGCTTCGTCAACAGCTTCATCTTCTGAGGCTACTACGCTTTCAACAAAACTTGACAAATCGACTCAAGTAGCGTTAAAAGGAAATTGGGTGCTTACCAATGTTTCTTACCCAGGTTCTGATTATATCAAAGTAAATTCATTTGATCTTGCAGATTCAAAATGTTTTATTGGAAGTACTTGGAGCTTTATTTCAAACAACAATAAAGGAAATATGGCTTTAACTTCTCCAAGTTGTACTGGATTTTCTTCGCCAATTGTATGGAGCATTAACAATCAAGGCTTATTTGTATTAAAGATTCTTAATGCAGGTGAAAAAGCAAAGAAAGTAAGAGATGGCTATTTGCTTAAAGTTGCAGGTGTAACTGAAAGTTCTTTTCAGTTAGTTGATAATATCAATGTTGGAGGTCAGGTAAAAGATGTAGTTTACCAATTTCAAAGAGCTAATTAA
- a CDS encoding DUF4369 domain-containing protein, with amino-acid sequence MKKTLIAFVTLAVLASCGKKESAADNLHLTGNIKGLKTGTLYIQRVVDTSLVAIDSIKIDGNSTFERDIKLESPEMLYLFLDRGVTNSLDNNILFFAEPGNMNIETNLDNFITGAKITGSKNQELYEEYQKINVRFRDENLSMVESKFKALKRQDQKAIDSIDAKQQSNIKRKYLYATNFAINNKDHEVAPYIALAEIYDINLKFLDTIQKSMTPKVAQSFYGKKLTKYVSEIKKEEQKAPAETKTEAAATEAKK; translated from the coding sequence ATGAAAAAAACACTAATTGCTTTTGTTACTCTTGCAGTATTAGCATCTTGCGGCAAAAAAGAATCTGCTGCTGACAACCTACACCTTACAGGAAACATTAAAGGTTTAAAAACCGGAACTTTATATATCCAAAGAGTTGTGGATACTTCTCTTGTTGCCATCGACAGTATTAAAATCGACGGAAATTCAACTTTTGAAAGAGATATCAAATTAGAATCTCCAGAGATGCTTTATTTGTTTCTAGATCGCGGTGTAACAAATTCTTTAGATAACAACATCTTATTTTTTGCTGAGCCAGGAAACATGAATATCGAGACCAATTTGGACAACTTCATCACCGGCGCAAAAATTACCGGATCTAAAAACCAAGAATTATACGAAGAGTATCAAAAAATAAATGTTCGTTTTAGAGATGAAAATCTTTCTATGGTAGAATCAAAATTCAAAGCCTTAAAAAGACAAGATCAAAAAGCAATTGACAGCATAGATGCAAAACAGCAGTCAAATATCAAAAGAAAATATTTATACGCTACAAACTTTGCTATAAACAATAAAGATCACGAAGTAGCACCTTATATTGCTTTAGCAGAAATTTACGATATCAATTTAAAATTTCTTGATACAATCCAAAAATCGATGACGCCAAAAGTAGCTCAATCTTTTTATGGAAAGAAACTAACAAAATATGTATCTGAAATCAAAAAAGAAGAACAAAAGGCTCCTGCAGAAACTAAAACAGAAGCTGCGGCAACTGAAGCAAAAAAATAA
- a CDS encoding peroxiredoxin, giving the protein MSLKIGDIVPNFTAKDNNGELFESQSVLGRKPLVIYFYPKDNTPGCTTEACSFRDQYEDFKDLGAEVIGISDDSVKSHHKFASKYKLPFILLSDQDKRLRKLFGVRNNLFGLLPGRVTYIIDKNGLLISIFDSANAAKHIPKALEIVQELVS; this is encoded by the coding sequence ATGTCATTAAAAATAGGAGATATAGTTCCGAATTTTACTGCGAAAGACAACAATGGTGAACTTTTTGAAAGCCAAAGTGTTTTAGGAAGAAAGCCACTGGTGATTTATTTTTACCCAAAAGATAATACACCAGGATGTACAACCGAAGCTTGCAGTTTTCGGGATCAATACGAAGATTTTAAAGATTTGGGAGCTGAGGTAATTGGTATTAGCGACGATAGTGTAAAGTCACATCATAAATTTGCTTCTAAATATAAATTGCCTTTTATTTTGCTTTCAGATCAAGATAAAAGATTAAGAAAACTTTTTGGTGTTCGTAATAATTTGTTCGGGCTTTTGCCAGGACGCGTTACTTATATAATTGATAAGAATGGTTTATTGATTTCGATATTTGATAGTGCAAATGCTGCCAAACATATACCGAAAGCCTTAGAAATTGTTCAAGAATTAGTATCATAG
- the htpG gene encoding molecular chaperone HtpG, which translates to MATGKINVSVENIFPLIKKFLYSDHEIFLRELVSNGTDATLKLKHLISIGEAKVEYGNPIIEVKVDKEGKKIHIIDQGLGMTADEVEKYINQVAFSGAEEFLDKYKDSAKDSGIIGHFGLGFYSAFMVAEKVEIITKSYKDEPAAHWTCDGSPEFTLEPADKTSRGTEIILHIAEDSLEFLDDSKISGLLNKYNKFMPIPIKFGTRTETLPKPEDAPEDYVNETVEIDNIINNPNPAWTKQPSELTDEDYKNFYRELYPMQFEDPLFHIHLNVDYPFNLTGILYFPKLGSDMQIQKDKIQLYQNQVYVTDNVEGIVPEFLTMLKGVIDSPDIPLNVSRSGLQADGAVKKISNYITRKVADKLKALFNENRADFEAKWNDIKIVLEYGMLSEDKFYEKAGAFVLYPTVDDTYFTLEELKEKLKENQTDKDGKLVVLYAGNKDAQHSYIEATKDKGYEVLLLDSPIISHLIQKIENDNSGLTFVRVDSDHIDNLIKKEENTISKLSDDEKATLKTSLEAYIPKAYSVQLEAMDSQVAPFLITQPEFMRRMKEMSQTGGGMFGMGNMPEMYNLVVNTNSDLASSILNTEDKTHQEHLVKQALDLAKLSQNLLKGEALTAFVKRSFEMIK; encoded by the coding sequence ATGGCAACAGGTAAAATTAATGTTTCAGTAGAAAACATTTTTCCCTTAATTAAAAAGTTCTTATACAGCGACCACGAAATTTTCTTGCGCGAGCTTGTTTCTAATGGTACTGATGCTACTTTAAAATTAAAACATCTTATTAGCATTGGTGAAGCTAAAGTAGAATACGGAAACCCTATTATTGAAGTTAAAGTAGATAAAGAAGGTAAAAAAATCCACATTATCGATCAAGGTTTAGGTATGACTGCTGATGAAGTTGAAAAATACATCAATCAAGTAGCTTTTTCTGGTGCTGAAGAATTCTTAGACAAATACAAAGATTCTGCTAAAGATTCTGGAATTATTGGACATTTTGGTCTTGGTTTCTACTCTGCTTTTATGGTAGCTGAAAAAGTTGAAATCATTACAAAATCGTACAAAGATGAACCAGCTGCACACTGGACATGTGACGGAAGTCCTGAGTTCACTTTAGAACCAGCTGACAAAACTTCACGCGGAACAGAAATCATTCTGCATATCGCAGAAGATTCTTTAGAGTTCTTAGACGATTCTAAAATCAGTGGTTTATTAAACAAATACAATAAATTCATGCCTATTCCGATTAAATTCGGAACAAGAACTGAAACGCTTCCAAAACCAGAAGATGCTCCGGAAGATTACGTTAATGAAACTGTTGAAATTGACAACATTATTAACAACCCAAATCCAGCTTGGACAAAACAGCCTTCTGAATTAACTGATGAAGATTACAAAAACTTCTACAGAGAATTGTATCCAATGCAGTTTGAGGATCCTTTATTCCACATTCATTTAAATGTAGACTATCCGTTTAACTTAACTGGTATTTTGTATTTCCCGAAATTAGGAAGCGACATGCAGATCCAGAAAGACAAAATTCAGTTGTACCAAAACCAAGTTTACGTTACAGATAACGTAGAAGGAATTGTTCCTGAATTCTTGACAATGTTAAAAGGAGTTATCGATTCTCCAGATATCCCATTAAACGTTTCTCGTTCTGGTTTACAGGCTGACGGTGCAGTTAAGAAAATCTCAAACTACATTACTCGTAAAGTAGCAGATAAATTAAAAGCTTTATTTAACGAAAACCGCGCTGATTTTGAAGCAAAATGGAACGATATTAAAATCGTTTTAGAATACGGAATGCTTTCTGAAGATAAGTTCTACGAAAAAGCAGGTGCATTTGTTTTGTACCCAACTGTAGATGACACTTACTTTACTTTAGAAGAATTAAAAGAAAAACTAAAAGAAAACCAAACTGATAAAGATGGTAAACTTGTAGTTCTTTATGCTGGAAACAAAGATGCACAGCACTCTTATATCGAAGCGACAAAAGACAAAGGTTACGAAGTATTGCTTTTAGATTCTCCGATTATTTCGCACTTAATCCAAAAGATTGAAAACGATAACAGCGGATTAACTTTTGTACGTGTTGACTCTGATCATATTGACAACTTAATCAAAAAAGAAGAAAATACGATCTCTAAATTATCTGATGACGAAAAAGCGACTTTAAAAACTTCTTTAGAAGCTTATATTCCAAAAGCATACAGCGTTCAATTGGAAGCTATGGATTCTCAAGTCGCTCCATTCCTTATTACGCAACCAGAATTTATGCGTAGAATGAAAGAAATGAGCCAAACAGGCGGCGGAATGTTCGGAATGGGTAATATGCCAGAAATGTACAATTTGGTGGTAAATACAAATTCTGATCTTGCTTCAAGCATCTTAAACACAGAAGACAAAACGCACCAAGAGCATTTGGTTAAACAAGCATTAGATTTAGCTAAATTATCTCAAAACCTATTAAAAGGTGAAGCACTTACTGCTTTCGTAAAAAGAAGTTTTGAAATGATCAAATAA
- a CDS encoding GIY-YIG nuclease family protein — MKRYYVYILKCSDGSYYTGMTNDINRRLNEHNYGLNKESYTFEKRPLELVFCTEFNDVIQAIAFEKQVKGWSRKKKEAIIKDKWEDLKKLSQCLNKTTHENFNKKDV, encoded by the coding sequence ATGAAAAGATATTACGTTTATATTTTGAAATGCTCCGATGGAAGTTATTACACAGGAATGACAAATGATATAAATAGGAGACTAAATGAACATAATTATGGCTTGAATAAAGAAAGTTACACTTTTGAAAAAAGACCTTTAGAGTTAGTGTTTTGCACTGAGTTTAATGATGTTATCCAAGCTATCGCATTTGAAAAGCAAGTAAAAGGCTGGAGCAGAAAAAAGAAAGAAGCTATAATAAAAGATAAATGGGAGGACTTGAAAAAACTTTCTCAATGTTTGAATAAAACAACTCATGAAAATTTTAATAAAAAGGATGTTTAA
- a CDS encoding type I phosphomannose isomerase catalytic subunit, with protein sequence MSQNLYPLQFEPILKERIWGGEKLKTILNKPIVSKITGESWELSTVQGDISVVANGILKGKSLMDLIDETPDAILGTKVYERFGKQFPLLFKYLDAREDLSIQVHPNDKLAKERHNSFGKTEMWYVMQADADARIIVGFKEDSSKEEYLKHLHDNTLVSILDDVKAKAGDVFFLETGTVHAIGAGLVVAEIQQTSDITYRLYDFDRVDAQGNKRELHVDLALDAINYNKVDTQKKYETKVNTSNTVVDCPYFTTNFLPLENKLEVAKNGETFTVYMCIEGDFEIEYDGFKQAYKKGDTVLVPVAINAFNLSGKASILEIYIS encoded by the coding sequence ATGAGTCAGAATTTATACCCTTTGCAATTTGAACCGATTTTGAAAGAAAGAATCTGGGGAGGAGAAAAACTAAAAACTATTCTAAACAAACCAATCGTTTCTAAAATTACTGGCGAAAGCTGGGAATTGTCTACTGTACAAGGTGATATAAGTGTCGTTGCAAATGGAATTTTAAAAGGAAAATCTTTAATGGATTTGATTGATGAAACACCAGATGCTATTTTAGGAACTAAAGTTTATGAGCGTTTTGGAAAGCAATTTCCGTTACTTTTTAAATATCTAGATGCAAGAGAAGATCTTTCTATTCAAGTGCATCCAAATGACAAGTTGGCAAAAGAACGTCATAATTCATTCGGAAAAACTGAAATGTGGTACGTAATGCAAGCCGATGCTGATGCGAGAATTATTGTTGGTTTTAAAGAAGATTCTAGTAAAGAAGAATATTTGAAACATTTACACGATAATACTTTGGTGTCTATCTTAGATGATGTAAAAGCAAAAGCTGGAGATGTTTTCTTTTTAGAAACTGGAACAGTTCACGCAATTGGAGCTGGTTTGGTTGTTGCCGAAATTCAGCAGACTTCTGATATTACATATAGGTTATATGATTTTGATCGTGTAGATGCGCAAGGAAATAAAAGAGAATTGCACGTAGATCTTGCACTAGATGCAATTAACTATAATAAAGTAGATACACAGAAAAAATACGAAACAAAGGTTAATACCTCAAATACTGTTGTAGACTGTCCATATTTTACAACGAATTTCCTTCCGTTAGAAAATAAATTAGAAGTTGCCAAAAATGGAGAAACATTTACAGTATATATGTGTATTGAAGGTGATTTTGAAATTGAATATGACGGATTCAAGCAAGCTTATAAAAAAGGAGATACTGTTTTGGTTCCTGTTGCTATAAATGCATTTAATTTGAGCGGAAAAGCTTCAATTTTAGAAATTTACATTTCTTAG